The Flavobacterium psychrophilum genome includes a region encoding these proteins:
- a CDS encoding preprotein translocase subunit SecD: protein MQNKGLIKFFAILFALVCIYQLSFTFVSNGIEDDAKAHAGGDSDKEVAYLESLKDSVVYLGYTYDEVRNKQINKGLDLEGGINVMLEISVKDIVKGLANNSKNPVLNKALEDAKKNRQGNQDFLEAFFIAFDKESNGLKLASPELFTNRIMGEAVNTKMTDDQVKAVIRKKVSESIDSAFGVLTERIDKFGVVQPNIQKLGESGRIMVELPGAKDIDRVKKLLQSTAQLEFWEAYKINDLQGFLMGANEILKKTEKAEVKTEATVTSATDTLLTNKAKDSAVAPVKGANPLFDKLIPSQGGPVIGMASVKDTAAINGWLKRSDIRSLLSGDMRYARFAWGKEDARKSKGILELYALKTNREGIPDLAGNVITGANAAFDQMGKPSVEMQMNSKGAQTWEEMTGKAYREQGYIAIVLDNIVYSAPGVSTGPIAGGNSQISGAFDVTETKDLANILRAGKLPASADIVQSEVVGPSLGQEAIDNGILSSIAGLLLVSLWMVIYYGKSGWYANVALIVNLLFLFGFLASIGAVLTLPGIAGIVLTMGTAVDANIIIYERAKEELRHGKTLDEAIKTSFSWRGAMSSITDANVTHVLTGLVLLIFGTGPVKGFATTLLIGIFTSLFTSIFITRLMLDWSVRRGDKLTFVTPMSKNWFTNFHFNFLGAKKFTYIFSSLVVIVSCASFYFNGLDEGIDFAGGRTFQVKFDKSVSTEDVKNELGEVFGGTVDAKIFGNDSQLRITTKYKVDQNTVAADTEVNKMLYEGLKKYYTKELTYDQFVNTYEGKQLGIVSASKVSGVVADDIKANSVWAVLGSMAIVFIYLMLSFRKWQYSLGAIAAVAHDVIFVLGIYSLCYKFMPFHMEMDQHFIAAILTVIGYSMNDTVIVFDRVREYLAGHTKGNFEQIVNQSVNTTMSRTINTSLTMILVLAIMFIFGGDSIRGFIFAMLIGIIVGTYSSLFIATPVLVDSMSRKDKDLIVKQHNEEV, encoded by the coding sequence ATGCAGAATAAGGGACTCATTAAATTTTTCGCAATACTATTTGCGTTAGTATGTATTTACCAGCTTTCCTTCACATTTGTCTCAAATGGCATCGAAGATGATGCTAAGGCTCATGCAGGTGGCGACTCTGATAAAGAAGTTGCTTATCTTGAATCATTGAAGGATTCAGTTGTATATCTAGGTTATACATACGATGAAGTAAGGAACAAACAAATCAACAAAGGTCTTGACCTTGAAGGAGGAATCAACGTAATGCTTGAGATATCTGTAAAAGATATCGTTAAAGGCCTTGCGAACAATTCTAAAAATCCTGTTTTAAACAAAGCTCTTGAAGACGCTAAGAAAAACAGGCAGGGTAACCAGGACTTTCTTGAAGCGTTTTTCATTGCGTTTGATAAAGAGTCTAACGGTCTGAAACTTGCTTCTCCTGAATTATTCACTAACAGGATAATGGGTGAAGCGGTTAATACAAAAATGACTGACGACCAGGTTAAAGCGGTTATCAGAAAGAAAGTAAGTGAGTCTATTGACAGTGCTTTCGGTGTATTAACTGAGCGTATTGATAAATTTGGTGTAGTTCAGCCAAACATCCAGAAATTGGGTGAGTCTGGACGTATCATGGTAGAATTACCAGGTGCTAAAGATATCGACCGTGTAAAAAAACTATTACAGAGTACTGCTCAGCTTGAATTCTGGGAAGCTTATAAAATTAACGACCTTCAGGGCTTCCTGATGGGTGCTAATGAGATTCTTAAGAAAACAGAAAAAGCTGAAGTGAAAACTGAAGCTACTGTAACTTCTGCTACAGATACATTACTTACAAATAAAGCTAAAGATTCTGCGGTTGCTCCGGTTAAAGGTGCTAACCCATTATTTGATAAACTTATCCCTAGCCAGGGAGGTCCGGTTATTGGTATGGCTTCTGTAAAAGATACTGCTGCTATTAACGGATGGTTAAAAAGATCTGATATACGTTCATTACTTTCAGGCGATATGCGTTATGCGCGTTTTGCATGGGGTAAAGAAGATGCAAGAAAATCGAAAGGTATTCTTGAACTATATGCGCTTAAAACTAATAGAGAAGGTATTCCTGATCTTGCAGGTAACGTAATTACAGGTGCTAATGCTGCGTTTGACCAAATGGGTAAACCGTCAGTAGAAATGCAGATGAACAGTAAAGGTGCTCAGACCTGGGAAGAAATGACAGGTAAAGCATACAGGGAGCAAGGTTACATTGCTATTGTTCTTGATAACATTGTATATTCTGCACCGGGTGTATCTACAGGTCCTATTGCAGGTGGTAACTCTCAGATATCAGGTGCGTTTGACGTAACTGAAACAAAAGATTTAGCTAACATCCTAAGAGCTGGTAAACTTCCTGCGTCTGCTGATATCGTTCAGTCAGAAGTAGTAGGTCCGTCATTAGGTCAGGAAGCTATTGATAATGGTATCCTTTCATCTATTGCAGGTTTACTTTTAGTATCGCTTTGGATGGTTATTTATTATGGTAAATCAGGTTGGTATGCTAACGTTGCCCTTATAGTTAACTTACTATTCCTTTTTGGTTTCCTTGCAAGTATTGGTGCTGTATTAACACTACCGGGTATTGCGGGTATCGTATTAACAATGGGTACAGCAGTAGATGCTAACATCATTATCTACGAACGTGCTAAAGAAGAGCTGCGTCATGGTAAAACATTAGATGAGGCTATTAAAACGTCATTCAGCTGGAGAGGTGCAATGTCATCTATTACAGATGCTAACGTGACACACGTTCTTACAGGTTTAGTACTATTGATTTTTGGTACAGGTCCTGTTAAAGGTTTCGCGACTACACTACTTATAGGTATATTCACATCATTATTTACATCTATCTTCATTACAAGACTTATGCTTGACTGGAGTGTAAGAAGAGGTGATAAACTTACATTTGTAACACCAATGTCTAAAAACTGGTTTACAAACTTCCATTTTAACTTCCTTGGAGCTAAGAAATTTACTTACATCTTCTCTTCTTTAGTAGTTATTGTAAGCTGTGCTTCTTTCTACTTTAACGGTCTTGATGAAGGTATCGATTTTGCCGGAGGTAGAACATTCCAGGTGAAATTTGACAAATCAGTTTCGACTGAGGATGTTAAAAATGAACTAGGAGAGGTTTTTGGCGGAACTGTAGATGCTAAAATCTTTGGTAACGATTCTCAGTTAAGAATTACAACTAAATATAAAGTTGACCAGAATACTGTTGCTGCTGATACTGAAGTAAACAAAATGCTTTACGAAGGTCTTAAGAAATATTACACAAAAGAATTAACTTACGATCAGTTTGTTAATACTTACGAAGGTAAACAACTAGGGATTGTATCTGCTTCTAAAGTGAGTGGTGTGGTAGCTGATGATATCAAAGCTAACTCAGTTTGGGCAGTATTAGGTTCAATGGCTATCGTATTTATCTACCTGATGTTAAGTTTTAGAAAATGGCAGTATAGCTTAGGTGCTATCGCGGCTGTAGCGCACGACGTTATATTCGTTCTGGGTATCTACTCACTTTGCTACAAATTCATGCCTTTCCATATGGAAATGGACCAGCACTTTATCGCGGCTATCCTAACGGTTATTGGATACTCGATGAATGATACCGTAATTGTATTTGACAGGGTAAGGGAATACCTTGCAGGTCATACAAAAGGTAACTTCGAGCAAATCGTTAACCAGTCGGTAAATACTACAATGTCAAGAACGATCAACACATCATTAACGATGATCCTTGTATTGGCAATTATGTTCATCTTTGGTGGTGATTCTATCCGTGGATTCATATTTGCAATGCTAATCGGTATTATAGTCGGAACATATTCTTCACTATTTATCGCTACGCCGGTACTTGTAGATTCAATGTCAAGAAAAGATAAAGACCTGATTGTGAAACAACACAATGAAGAGGTTTAA
- a CDS encoding malate dehydrogenase, with protein sequence MKVTIVGAGNVGATCADVISYRGIASEVVLLDIKEGFAEGKAMDISQCTTTTGFNTRVSGVTNDFSKTADSNVVVITSGVPRKPGMTREELIGINAGIVKSVAENVLKHSPKAIIVVVSNPMDTMTYLTLKATGVPKHRIIGMGGALDSSRFKYFLGKALDKPLNDVQGMVIGGHGDTTMIPLTRLASYNGSPVSNFLSQEALDKVAADTMVGGATLTGLLGTSAWYAPGASVAYLVDSILNDQKKMIACSVLLEGEYGQEDICLGVPCIIGKNGIEEIVDIKLNDNEKALFAKSADAVRSMNADLKSVLV encoded by the coding sequence ATGAAAGTAACAATAGTAGGCGCCGGCAACGTAGGCGCTACCTGTGCCGATGTGATCTCTTACAGGGGAATTGCCAGCGAGGTGGTATTACTGGATATTAAAGAAGGTTTTGCCGAAGGTAAAGCTATGGATATTTCTCAGTGTACTACTACTACAGGTTTTAATACCCGTGTTTCGGGAGTAACAAATGATTTTTCTAAAACAGCAGATAGTAATGTAGTAGTGATAACGTCGGGTGTTCCCAGGAAACCGGGGATGACACGCGAAGAGCTTATCGGGATAAATGCAGGTATTGTTAAGTCGGTGGCTGAAAATGTGCTTAAACACTCGCCTAAAGCTATAATTGTTGTCGTATCTAACCCAATGGATACAATGACATATCTTACCTTAAAAGCCACCGGAGTGCCTAAACACAGGATTATTGGTATGGGTGGAGCGTTGGATAGTTCACGTTTTAAATACTTTTTAGGTAAGGCACTTGATAAGCCATTAAATGATGTTCAGGGTATGGTAATAGGAGGGCATGGCGATACAACAATGATACCGCTTACAAGGCTTGCTTCGTACAATGGTAGTCCGGTTTCTAATTTCCTATCGCAGGAAGCGCTGGATAAGGTAGCAGCCGATACTATGGTTGGTGGAGCTACGTTAACAGGGCTTTTAGGTACTTCGGCATGGTATGCGCCGGGTGCTTCTGTGGCATATCTTGTGGATAGTATTCTTAATGACCAAAAGAAAATGATTGCTTGTTCGGTATTGCTTGAAGGGGAATATGGACAGGAAGATATCTGCCTTGGTGTACCATGTATTATCGGTAAAAACGGAATTGAGGAAATTGTAGATATTAAGCTTAACGACAACGAAAAAGCCCTTTTTGCTAAAAGCGCAGACGCTGTAAGAAGCATGAATGCCGATCTGAAATCGGTACTTGTATAA